The following are from one region of the Meriones unguiculatus strain TT.TT164.6M chromosome X unlocalized genomic scaffold, Bangor_MerUng_6.1 ChrX_unordered_Scaffold_157, whole genome shotgun sequence genome:
- the LOC110542610 gene encoding N-acylglucosamine 2-epimerase, giving the protein MEKAWETLQVWKERVRQELDRVVAFWMEHSHDQEHGGFFTCLGRDGQVYDHLKYVWLQGRQVWMYCRLYRSFERFRRVELLNAAKAGGEFLLRYARVAPPAKKCAFVLTRDGRPIKVQRTIFSECFYTMAMDELWKVTGEMHYQNEAVEMMDQIVHWVREDPAGLGRPELSGAPDAESMAVPMMLLNLVEQLGEENEELTRKYAELGDWCVHRILQHVQREGQAVLENVSQDGKELPGCLGRHQNPGHALEAGWFLLQYALRKGDPKLRMHVINKFLLLPFHSGWDPEHGGLFYFKDADDLCPTQLEWDMKLWWPHSEAMIAFLMGYRDSGDPALLHLFCQVAEYTFHKFRDPEYGEWFGYLNREGKVALTIKGGPFKGCFHVPRCLAMCEQILGDLLRRLGPAPTGS; this is encoded by the exons GGGCTTCTTCACATGCCTTGGCCGTGATGGACAGGTGTACGATCACCTCAAGTATGTCTGGCTGCAGGGAAGGCAG GTGTGGATGTATTGTCGCTTATACCGCAGTTTTGAGCGCTTCCGTCGTGTTGAGCTTCTGAATGCAGCAAAAGCAG GTGGTGAATTTTTGCTGCGTTATGCCCGGGTGGCACCACCTGCCAAGAAGTGTGCCTTTGTGCTGACTAGGGATGGCCGTCCAATAAAGGTGCAGCGGACCATTTTCAGCGAGTGTTTCTACACCATGGCCATGGACGAGCTGTGGAAAGTAACCGGCGAAATGCATTATCAG AACGAAGCTGTGGAGATGATGGATCAGATCGTCCACTGGGTGCGGGAGGACCCAGCTGGGCTGGGCCGGCCTGAGCTCTCAGGGGCCCCGGACGCAGAGTCCATGGCGGTGCCCATGATGCTGCTCAACCTGGTGgagcagcttggagaggaaaaCGAGGAGCTGACCAGAAAGTATGCAGAACTAGGGGACTGGTGTGTCCACAGGATTCTTCAGCACGTCCAG agggagggacaaGCTGTACTGGAGAATGTATCACAGGATGGCAAAGAACTTCCTGGTTGCCTTGGAAGACACCAGAACCCAG GCCATGCACTGGAAGCTGGCTGGTTCTTGCTTCAGTATGCCCTCAGGAAAGGTGACCCCAAACTTCGAATGCACGTTATCAACAAGTTTCTCTTGTTGCCTTTCCACTCTGGATGGGACCCTGAGCATGGAGGCCTCTTCTACTTCAAGGATGCTGATGATCTCTGCCCTACCCAG CTGGAGTGGGACATGAAGCTGTGGTGGCCACACAGTGAAGCCATGATTGCCTTCCTCATGGGTTACCGTGACAGTGGGGACCCTGCCTTGCTGCACCTCTTCTGTCAGGTGGCTGAGTACACTTTCCACAAG tTTCGTGATCCTGAGTACGGGGAATGGTTTGGCTATCTGAACCGAGAGGGAAAGGTGGCCCTCACCATCAAGGGAGGCCCTTTTAAAG GCTGCTTCCATGTACCGCGGTGCCTGGCCATGTGCGAGCAGATTCTAGGAGACCTCCTCCGCCGCCTTGGGCCCGCGCCTACTGGCTCCTAA